GATAAAGGTTTTCAATTTATGAGTCCTATAAAAGGTACCCCAGCATATTGGAAGCGATTTCTCTCGGAAGTTCCAGCAATGGTTAAGCAACTCGGTCTcccaacattttttatgacattGAGCTGTGCGGATTTAAGATGGAATGAATTGATTTCTATCATAGCAAAATTGAATAGTGAGAATCTGACTGATGAGGAAATAATCAACCTAACATACTTTGAAAGATTTAGATTTTTGAACTTGAATCCTGTTCTACTTGCCAGGCATTTTCAGTATCGTGTTGAgcttttttttaaggaaattgtAGTTAATGGACCTCTTGGTAAGGTTAAATACTGTGCAATTCGTGTAGAGTTTCAGATTCGTGGAAGTCCTCATATTCATTCCTTTTTGTGGGTATTGAATGCTCCTGTTTTGACTGAAAACAATATTGATAAATACATACAATTCGTAGATGCAATTATTAAAGCATATGTACCAGATCGTGAACATGAACGTGAATTATTTGACTTAGTAACAACTTATCAGGTGCACTCTCATTCTAAATcttgtcgaaagtatacaaatgaaacaTGTCGGTATCATTTTGGTCGTTTTTTTCCGAAAGGACTATTGTTGCTTTGCCACTGTCAAAAGATATAGATCTAGATGAACGTAGTGAAATTTTGAAGAATAAGGAAGTCATATTGAATAAGATTAAAGACTATATTGACACAAAGTTGaatccaaaaaagaaaaatattttgaatccCAATCAAGAGAATTTCGAGATTACTCCAACAATATCAGAAATATTAGATGAACTTGATATTCCAGAAAGTGAATATTATAATGCTTTGAGTATTTCTAATGATAACGACTTTCAACTTTATTTGAAGAGGCCGCCTAATTCGTGTttcataaataattactttgaTGAAGGTCTTCTAGCATGGGAAGCAAATATTGATATTCAACCTGTCTTCAACCACTACAAGGCTGTGACATATATGTGTGCATATTTCTCAAAATGTGAAGATGAGACTTCTCAGGCCATGAAACAAGCAGCGAAAGAAGCttttaattcaaataaatcCTATACTGAGCAAATGAAATTGATTGCAAAGGTTTTCACTACAAAAAGGGAATGTTCTGTTCAAGAAGCTGTATATTTAATAATGCCAGAACTTTGGCTCAGGAAAACATTTCCAAAAGTTGTATTTGCCAACACCAACCTCCCAGAAAAGCGCTATAGAATGTGTCGCAGTaaacataaaattgataaacttcCTGAAGATAGTACTGacatatttaaaagaaatatgcTAGATCGGTATGTCGATAGACCCAACCCAACATTTGCAAAAGGAAAATATGCCATTCTTGACCAATTTTGCTACCCACAATTTCTTGCAAATTATTACCTTGCTGGAAGGTTTGATGATGAAAATGATAGCCAGCCAACTGTATTACGTGATGACAACATAGAAAGGAACCATATAACAAATTGGTTCCCTGCAATATTGTCATTAATGTCATCCAATGAAAAATTTAAGTGTCGtaaagttaaacaagtgttaCGATTATATACACCAAATAAACATAAATACCCTGAGTTATATGCACATCATTTGCTAATGGTATACTATCCATTTCGAAATGAATGTGACTTGAAATCTGCTTCTGGTTGTTATGTTGAAAAACTCAACGAACCTGGTGTATTATCAATCATAAATGAACATAAGCAAACATTTGAGCCATTTAGTGATCTAATTGACACTGCCTTATCAAACTTGCGTACAGACTTGCTTACAAATCAAGATGCTTTTACTGCTCATGAAAATGATGAAGTTCAAGATGAAATGATTGAAACAATAGATGAGATTGTGGATGATGAAAATGTTGTTGCAGATGCTGTACTTTTTGACAGTGAAATCAATGTTTTAACAAATAGTTCAGAATTCCTGAGCGATGCAGAATTGAATCCCATGATTTCATCCTTGAATTACAAACAAAGACAAGTGTTCGATTTAGTATATGACTGGGCTTGCAGGTATATAAAAAACTTATCGGCAATAAGAAAAGTAGAATTTACAccattgtatatttttttgactGGCGCTGGTGGCTGCGGAAAGTCACATCTAATTAAAACCATATATCAAGCAATGTCCAAGGTACTTTCATATAAATCTAAGGACCTGAACAAACCCAAAGTTTTTCTTGTGGCTCCTACTGGTGTTGCTGCAATTAATATCAATGGTACTACTATTCATACAGCCTTTGGAATACCTGTTGGTCATTTTGGAAAGAATTTGCCACGTTTAAATGACAAAAGGAGGACTACTTTACGGAACAAACTTAGTGAGCTGAAGGCCTCTATTGTTGATGAAATTTCTATGGTATCAAACTTGCAGTTATTTTATATTCATCTACGTTTAATTGAAATATTTGCATGTCGTGATGAGATTCCATTTGCCGGCATTACAGTGATAGAATGTGGTGATTTATATCAACTGCCACCTGTTCAACAACGACCTGTGTATGCTGATTATAAAAGTGACTGGCTCAACTTGGTGCATCTATGGAAGCTTTTTGAATTTGCTGAGCTTACAGAGGTAATGAGACAAAAAGGTGATAATGTATTAAtagatttattaaataatgtGAGAATTGGCAAACTTGATAAAAAAGACGAGGAATTATTGAAAAATAGAGTAATTTCTCCAAATGATTCTGATTATCCTGCAAATGCACTTCATATCTTTGCAGAAAATGCTCCTGCCAAAGTACACAACAATATTATGCTAGATTGCATTCTGTTTTACTATACAATCCATTGATCAACTTCCAAAGAATGTTGCGAAAGGCATTATTGAAAAAGCATTGAATCGCAATCAAAGTGAAACCGGGGGTCTTGCTACTGAATTAAAAATCAAAGTTGGTGCAAGAGTAATGCTTACAGTCAATATTGATATTGCTGACAGACTGATCAATGGCCAAATAGGTACTGTCAAGCATGTAAAAGCAGACAATGCAAACAAAGTTTCGAAGATATACGTGTTATTTGATGACCCCAAGGCAGGCAAGGAGGCCATATTTAAAAGCAATTGTTCAAATAGATGGGTACCAATCGAGAGAGCAGAAGCAAATATCAAACTGAAAACCAGCAAAGATACATCACCTGTAATCAAACGTACTCAGTTCCCACTAATGCTATCCTGGGCATGCACTGTACACAAAGTTCAAGGTTTAACACTGGATAAAGTTGTTATTAGCTTTGATTTGGAGAAGCAGCGTTCATTTAATAATGGCCAGATGTATGTTGCACTTAGCAAAGTTACATCTTTGAATGGTATGTGTTTGACAGGAAAATTTTCTAGGTCTGCTATCAAATGCAATTCTCGTGCTACGTTGGAGTATGATAGACTACGAAATGAGTGTGTTTTTCAGCAGATTCAAAAATTTTCTGCCCCATCACATGATGTATTGACTATAGCAATGTTGAACACAAGATCGTTATCTCGGCATGCTGTTGACATATCTTTCGATGCAGCGCTTACATTGCATGATATAATATGCCTAACAGAAACAATTAAATCCTGGCCAAGATACTGAAAGTATCGATAATTATTTGGTGAATTTCAGTCCACTTCATAATTGTAGCACTGACAAGTTTCAAAGCATTTCACTTTTTTTCAGAAGAAGCATACATGTACAAAATCATCAGTTTGGTCAAGGTGTTACAATGTTTTCGTTTACTAAGACATCATTTTCAGCTGAGACTTTTAATGCATTGGTTATCTATCGAAAATGTAATGATGCCTTAGAGCATTTTTATGATGCCCTATCTCGCGCAGTTCAAAATACCAGTGTACATTTCATTCTTGGAGATTTCAATATCAATGCACAGGCTCAACCACAAAGATTATCAGATGTTATGCATGATTTCACTCAAATTGTTACCGAACCTACCCATTTAGCTGGAGCCACTCTTGATCATGTTTATATAAAGAACAGTGTTGTGTTATCATATGATgtgaaatgttttgtaaaaTGTGTACACTTTTCTGATCATGATGCTGTCAACTTTAGTATAGCAAAGAAGCTTTAAAGCCTGGTTGCCCACCACATGAACATTGTTGCCTTTATCTCAGTTTCATCTCAGCAGAAGTAAATTTTAGCCCATCCATCGTCCAGCTAAAATCGAATATATTTTCATCGTTAGGCAATGATgatatgttttatattttttcaatttttccagGTTTAATGTTTGTATATATTCATTGTATATTTTTCTTTGTACATGCTATAGctttgtaattttatttatgaCTATATCTGTATAGTACGTGACTTTGTACTGAGAAAAAGTAAATGAATCGATTTTTCAGTTAGTCTGCAATAAGaatgtaaaattttttataggCACTAGGAATATATGTTGGTATTGTTAAAGGCTGTGGAATGTCAAAGAGACTAATCGAGAAATACATCGACTCTGTTGTTTAGAAGTGTTAATTAAGGGTGATGAATATCTGGTGAGTGGTATTCTTTTCACTTTATACACACGTCAAAACGACAATAATCGGGTGAATGCGCGGAAAGTAAAGTACATACTGCAATAACTCTTACTATCTCATctcattttttcagaaatgaacATTATCACGCAAAAAAGAGTGACATCAAGAAATCAAACCAAGTCCACGAACCAGAACTTCATACGAAACTCTTCAATTCAATTGGGAATGAACAGACAGTAAGTTTAATTTCGTGTTTCATTTTTCGGAACtccttacttttaaaaaatgtatcacTTTCAAGGATATAAGAAATCTAAAAATTTGGCTCTTGAGACGCAAACACGCAAGATAAACGATGTCTATTTTTGATTCATATGCGGTTGTTCTATAAGTAGGCTATCACACTCGAAATTTATGGAAGTACTGCAATGTGATTCATTCCACGATTTGTCTCTCTTTATAGCTTTTTGGAGCATCAATGTAGCTGACAAAATGCATTACTACGTATTGATTTGGAACGAATACGAAATTCAAAAAGAACATTGTTGGTAAGAAATTTTTGCAGATATCGTTTATAACTTTGTTATGGTTTCTGAATAACGTGCAAACTTCAATCGTTTTTAGATGGAGCAATCGCCTAGAAGTACGAATTTCGATACATTTCGATACAACTGATAGCTCGTAATGTTCATTTGCAACTTATAGAAGTGCGAATTTCGATACAACTGATAGCTCGTAATGTTCATTCGCAACGTACAGAAGTGAAAATTTCGATACAACTGATAGCTCGTAATGTTCATTCGCAACGTATAGAGTTGCGAACTTCGATACAACTGATAGCTCGTAATATTCATTCGCAACGTATATAAGTGCGAATTTCTGTAAAACTGATAGCTCGTAATGTACGTTCGCAACGCATAGAAGAAGTACGAACTTCGATACGATTGATAGGTCGTAATACTATTTCATCCCTAATCTCAGCtcgaaaaaaacacaacaacttCTTTCACGAAATGTTCAGTAGAAGATAAAGATGATGCTTccggaattaaaaaatcgaccCGTGGAGACCATTGACTTTATTTTACATTTGTGAATATATAATATACATACACTTCATTTGAACTGTGTCGTTTTGAGTAACTGATTGCCCCTTGCAAATTGCTTTGCCAATTGCGAGAGAACCTAAACGATTTTATATTAACAAGTGTGAATAATTACAGGAAAAACCTAAGAATATGAAAGTCTTTTGCCCGCAAACGtgggaataaactttcgcaGATGACGTCTTTTGATAATTTCGcgggaataaattttcgcgtgTAACGCATTTCAAAGAATTTTCTCGGCAGAAAAATGGCAAATGTTTTACATTTCTCACTACTTAGTGCGTTATTTGCAGCGTAAACAAAACAGCTCTGACACCGGTCTAAGAAGGCGCAGATCACCCTAGTCAGTTCAACCACGGTTCAACTCTAATATAAGGTGCGTCATTCTCCTAACTAGACATGTTTGAAAGTTCCTGTACCCCTCACTTGTCTTTCTACATATACATTGCTTCTACATAGTATCGAGAAAAAAAGAGTTTAGAAAAGACGTTTTCGTACAATTTCCTGATCagcaaaaaacagtttttttagttATTAGAGTTTCCTCATTTTCTATACCCTTCATCAATCTAattagcataaaatttagaaaacctACTGTGAGATAAATTTCTTTCTGACGAGGAATTTTCCATTTACAGGCAAAAAACACAGTTTCTATTCCCTGGGTCGTTTGTTTTTATCACGTGAGCTCCTCCTTGTGTTCGTAGTCAATTTGTATTCAAGGAGGTATATTCAACactatatttgttttgatagtgAAAAGTAGTATAAAGTTGAATTGTGGCTGTTCGCACGAATTCCACTAGGCGAATATTTCGCCTAGTGGAATTCCACCTTTAGCAAGTAGTTCCGAATTTTTCCAGCTGCCACGTTTCATTCTTTATTTTGCCGAAATGCATCCTGGTTGAAAGGTTCTTGAATTTGATTGGTTGGTGTTTTTCTAATTGTGTtgggttttttaaaaacttcacgCACGCACATGTTCTACAGAAGTGAAGTGCGAAAATGGCTCAAAGAAAAGGTAGTCTTTTTTTTCAGTCGGTTACCGATAtgatttttgatttgattttttaaggTTAATTCCTTCTGCTTggatttataaattttaaatttcatttttatgtcAAGGTAGTAGTTCAACAAACAATGGTGGGGGGGGGAAATCTTATAAAAAAGGTGAGATATTTTTGCTTTTGGTCACTGCTTTTTCGAAGGATACATCACTTTTCCCTGCTATGGCTATAACGTTTTAACCTCGAATTTTCAgtattttattgtctttttccCTTTTCTCTCTCAATGTCCCAAAAGGTACAATATTGATTGGTATAAAGTTCTTGTTTCACCAGAaattttttctacaaaaaataaacacgaGAAGATTTCTCATTTTGATACAGTTCTATTCATACAAGTTCActtgtatattttattaaattttatctaCATGAATAATGGTGAATGAATAGACGTTTctcttttttacaaataaaaaaaaccttgtcactgttttctcttttttcaagGAACATTTTGCAAAGTTCTAGCCAGCTACCACTGCTTAAgtaaagctagccgtacctaacagccgtacctaagccgtaccttagccgtacgtaactacacttttctttttaaggtgaggtaatgtattttaatggaaaaaactgAGCTAATCGTAGTGGTAAATTTGTGTCACTGAATTTCTGTTTCTCAATCGCCAATGAACCCgaaaaatacgaaaaatgttAACGAAACATCTTGCTCTTATAGAAACCAAACGGGGGAGAGCGCGGGAAGGTGATTCCTAAATCGACAAATTAAGTACGGCTGGCAATAAAAAGGTGGTTAGTACGAGCGGTGAACTTCAATGCGACTTATcaagtaaagtaaaataaaggggATAGGTAAGGAAAAGagaggaaaaatatgaaaattataagacaacatatattttacggttgggtcctatcatataagaaacaactttaaaggctaaaatatgtacaataaaaacgaaattaagttaagtacggctag
This is a stretch of genomic DNA from Hydractinia symbiolongicarpus strain clone_291-10 chromosome 9, HSymV2.1, whole genome shotgun sequence. It encodes these proteins:
- the LOC130657796 gene encoding uncharacterized protein LOC130657796; the protein is MNDQFCEELAHPYLFPTGKFGYKVERDIKLSPTKYFNQRLLNYKQKFASNSDYIFYVLSTLQQLNMSSQINIAVKKVKTDSLTAGMLSKNFSETVQSCIAEDKGFQFMSPIKGTPAYWKRFLSEVPAMVKQLGLPTFFMTLSCADLRWNELISIIAKLNSENLTDEEIINLTYFERFRFLNLNPVLLARHFQYRVELFFKEIVVNGPLGKVKYCAIRVEFQIRGSPHIHSFLWVLNAPVLTENNIDKYIQFVDAIIKAYVPDREHERELFDLVTTYQVHSHSKSCRKTIVALPLSKDIDLDERSEILKNKEVILNKIKDYIDTKLNPKKKNILNPNQENFEITPTISEILDELDIPESEYYNALSISNDNDFQLYLKRPPNSCFINNYFDEGLLAWEANIDIQPVFNHYKAVTYMCAYFSKCEDETSQAMKQAAKEAFNSNKSYTEQMKLIAKVFTTKRECSVQEAVYLIMPELWLRKTFPKVVFANTNLPEKRYRMCRSKHKIDKLPEDSTDIFKRNMLDRYVDRPNPTFAKGKYAILDQFCYPQFLANYYLAGRFDDENDSQPTVLRDDNIERNHITNWFPAILSLMSSNEKFKCRKVKQVLRLYTPNKHKYPELYAHHLLMVYYPFRNECDLKSASGCYVEKLNEPGVLSIINEHKQTFEPFSDLIDTALSNLRTDLLTNQDAFTAHENDEVQDEMIETIDEIVDDENVVADAVLFDSEINVLTNSSEFLSDAELNPMISSLNYKQRQVFDLVYDWACRYIKNLSAIRKVEFTPLYIFLTGAGGCGKSHLIKTIYQAMSKVLSYKSKDLNKPKVFLVAPTGVAAININGTTIHTAFGIPVGHFGKNLPRLNDKRRTTLRNKLSELKASIVDEISMVSNLQLFYIHLRLIEIFACRDEIPFAGITVIECGDLYQLPPVQQRPVYADYKSDWLNLVHLWKLFEFAELTEVMRQKGDNVLIDLLNNVRIGKLDKKDEELLKNRVISPNDSDYPANALHIFAENAPAKNVAKGIIEKALNRNQSETGGLATELKIKVGARVMLTVNIDIADRLINGQIGTVKHVKADNANKVSKIYVLFDDPKAGKEAIFKSNCSNRWVPIERAEANIKLKTSKDTSPVIKRTQFPLMLSWACTVHKVQGLTLDKVVISFDLEKQRSFNNGQMYVALSKVTSLNGMCLTGKFSRSAIKCNSRATLEYDRLRNECVFQQIQKFSAPSHDKQLNPGQDTESIDNYLVNFSPLHNCSTDKFQSISLFFRRSIHVQNHQFGQGVTMFSFTKTSFSAETFNALVIYRKCNDALEHFYDALSRAVQNTSVHFILGDFNINAQAQPQRLSDVMHDFTQIVTEPTHLAGATLDHVYIKNSVVLSYDVKCFYSKEALKPGCPPHEHCCLYLSFISAEVNFSPSIVQLKSNIFSSLGNDDMFYIFSIFPGLMLWNVKETNREIHRLCCLEVLIKGDEYLVSGILFTLYTRQNDNNRVNARKVKNEHYHAKKSDIKKSNQVHEPELHTKLFNSIGNEQTAITLEIYGTFWSINVADKMHYYVLIWNEYEIQKEHSRNVHLQLIEVRISIQLIARNVHSQRTEVKISIQLIARNVHSQRIELRTSIQLIAPRNVRSQRIEEVRTSIRLIGRNTISSLISARKKHNNFFHEMFSRR